One genomic window of Vibrio natriegens NBRC 15636 = ATCC 14048 = DSM 759 includes the following:
- a CDS encoding methylated-DNA--[protein]-cysteine S-methyltransferase, with the protein MKTIYTEMPSPLGTVTIQANSDGLLGIWFETCTTKPDDLGERDDRQPILHQAVVQLGEYFSGLRNEFDLPLAASGTDFQNQVWHALTTIPYGETWSYQQLADAIGNPKAVRAVGLANGKNPISIVVPCHRVIGKSGKLTGYAGGVERKQRLLALEQGKPL; encoded by the coding sequence ATGAAAACAATCTATACCGAAATGCCCAGCCCGTTAGGCACCGTGACGATACAAGCTAACTCTGACGGCTTACTTGGTATTTGGTTTGAAACCTGTACAACAAAACCGGATGATTTGGGTGAGCGCGATGATCGCCAGCCAATCTTGCATCAGGCCGTTGTTCAGTTAGGGGAATACTTTTCTGGGTTAAGGAACGAGTTTGATCTTCCCTTGGCGGCCTCGGGGACGGATTTTCAAAACCAGGTCTGGCATGCACTAACAACCATTCCATACGGAGAAACCTGGAGCTATCAACAGCTTGCGGATGCAATAGGCAATCCTAAGGCCGTGCGTGCCGTAGGGTTGGCCAACGGGAAAAATCCAATTTCTATCGTCGTTCCCTGTCATCGTGTCATTGGTAAGAGTGGGAAATTGACGGGCTATGCGGGTGGCGTTGAGCGTAAGCAGAGGTTACTGGCTTTGGAGCAGGGCAAGCCTCTTTGA
- a CDS encoding DNA-3-methyladenine glycosylase 2 family protein, translating to MLIHPYTSLTFEQCQKARMSRDSRFDGRFYIGVKTTGIFCRPICPANLPKEENVEYFTDKTQAIKAGYRPCLRCRPDSAPGSWAWRGVETTFQRAISMIDKGELHHHSVCELAERVGISDRYLRMLFEQYLGMSPKQYAQYQQLMFAKQLLHSSSMSVTEVGFAAGFNSTRRFNDAFQKFLKLTPSQVRRNEFEKMETNRIVLPFRGEFNWQHMLDFYRLRAIEGVEVLTENSYSRTVCITGSKAWFKATKGESHLELDFEIEDVAKLQNLVTSVRRMFDLDADICTIERHLSYVAPGVVKSSGIRIPGVWSTWEAGVRAILGQQVSVKAAIGQLNLLVDKLSAEGEARYFPEPIDIVNADVSFLRMPQSRKNTLVTFAQYMLDNPQAEPQQWLKLKGIGPWTVSYAELRGESNPDCFLHNDLVVKKAMQRFPSLNSHTASPWGSYATFHLWNQS from the coding sequence ATGCTTATACACCCCTACACGTCATTGACGTTTGAGCAGTGTCAGAAAGCGCGTATGTCACGTGATAGCCGTTTTGATGGTCGATTTTATATTGGTGTTAAAACAACCGGTATTTTCTGCCGACCAATATGTCCAGCTAACTTACCGAAAGAAGAGAATGTCGAATATTTTACGGACAAAACTCAGGCTATTAAGGCAGGTTATCGCCCGTGTTTGCGCTGCCGACCTGATAGTGCGCCTGGTTCGTGGGCCTGGAGAGGCGTAGAAACCACGTTTCAACGCGCTATCTCTATGATTGATAAGGGGGAGTTGCATCATCATTCGGTGTGTGAACTAGCAGAGCGTGTAGGAATATCTGATCGTTATTTGAGAATGTTGTTCGAACAGTACCTAGGTATGTCGCCCAAGCAATATGCTCAATATCAACAATTGATGTTTGCTAAACAGTTACTGCATTCGAGTTCGATGTCTGTTACCGAAGTGGGCTTTGCCGCAGGTTTTAACAGCACGCGCCGGTTTAATGATGCTTTTCAAAAGTTTCTCAAATTGACACCGTCTCAGGTTAGGCGTAATGAGTTTGAAAAAATGGAAACGAATCGGATCGTGTTACCGTTTCGCGGCGAATTTAATTGGCAACATATGTTGGACTTTTATCGTTTAAGGGCGATAGAAGGCGTGGAAGTACTGACGGAAAACAGTTACAGCCGTACGGTTTGTATCACAGGAAGCAAAGCGTGGTTTAAAGCGACGAAAGGTGAAAGCCATCTCGAACTGGATTTTGAAATTGAAGACGTCGCTAAATTGCAGAATTTGGTGACCAGTGTTCGCCGAATGTTTGATCTTGACGCTGATATTTGCACGATAGAGCGGCATCTCAGTTATGTTGCCCCTGGGGTTGTAAAGAGTAGTGGTATTCGGATTCCTGGCGTGTGGAGTACATGGGAAGCGGGCGTTCGGGCAATTTTAGGCCAGCAAGTTTCGGTTAAAGCGGCGATTGGCCAGTTGAATCTGCTGGTAGATAAACTCAGTGCAGAAGGAGAAGCGCGTTATTTTCCTGAGCCAATTGACATCGTGAATGCGGACGTGAGTTTTTTACGCATGCCTCAGAGTCGAAAGAATACGTTGGTGACCTTTGCACAATATATGTTGGATAATCCACAAGCGGAACCACAGCAATGGTTAAAACTTAAAGGTATTGGGCCCTGGACGGTGAGTTATGCCGAGCTTCGGGGAGAGTCTAACCCTGACTGTTTTTTGCATAACGACTTAGTCGTAAAAAAGGCAATGCAGCGCTTCCCGTCTCTCAATAGCCATACCGCGTCACCTTGGGGAAGTTACGCAACTTTTCATTTATGGAATCAATCATGA
- a CDS encoding DoxX family protein gives MKALLQKITASNAGFSTLALRIPIGIIFMAHGSQKLFGWFGGYGLEGTGQWMASIGLGPGVLMAFLAGSGEFFGGLFILLGLLTRPAATVLSFTMLIAIFSVHFENGLFLANNGYEFGLALLAASVSLIFSGAGKAGLDNLLNKKLS, from the coding sequence ATGAAAGCACTTCTACAAAAAATTACCGCATCAAACGCAGGTTTCAGCACGCTGGCACTTCGCATTCCTATCGGCATCATCTTTATGGCACACGGCTCTCAGAAGCTATTTGGCTGGTTTGGTGGCTACGGACTGGAAGGCACTGGTCAGTGGATGGCATCCATTGGCTTAGGTCCTGGTGTTTTAATGGCTTTCTTAGCAGGTAGTGGTGAGTTCTTTGGTGGTTTGTTTATTCTATTAGGCTTACTGACTCGACCAGCAGCGACCGTACTTTCTTTTACCATGCTTATCGCTATTTTCTCGGTTCACTTCGAGAACGGTCTGTTCCTGGCAAACAACGGTTATGAGTTTGGATTAGCACTATTAGCAGCGAGCGTTTCTCTGATTTTCTCAGGTGCTGGTAAAGCTGGTCTGGACAACCTTTTAAACAAGAAGCTTTCTTAA
- a CDS encoding pirin family protein — translation MITVRHAKDRGRADFGWLDSKHTFSFGSYYDPQHMGFSDLRVINDDIVQPDAGFDTHGHRDMEIISYVLEGVIAHKDSEGNVQKLPSGEFQLMSAGKGIYHSEFNASDTDPLRFLQIWIQPNSFGNKPGYQQKNFGQHSGLTPIATPTGENGTLHIKQDARLYQLILDPNQELTFSVEQNRNLYVHQVRSTLDVDSTTLAEGDGAKIEQQNSVTFRNHSTAQTLALVFDLA, via the coding sequence ATGATCACAGTGCGACACGCAAAAGATCGAGGAAGAGCTGATTTTGGCTGGCTGGACAGTAAGCATACTTTTTCTTTTGGCAGCTACTACGATCCTCAACACATGGGCTTTTCGGATCTCCGTGTGATCAACGACGACATAGTCCAACCAGACGCTGGCTTTGACACTCATGGTCATCGAGACATGGAGATCATCAGCTATGTACTTGAGGGCGTAATTGCTCACAAAGACAGTGAAGGTAATGTGCAGAAATTACCCTCGGGTGAATTTCAATTAATGTCGGCAGGTAAGGGGATCTACCACAGCGAATTTAACGCTTCGGACACCGACCCTCTGCGTTTTCTTCAAATCTGGATACAGCCAAACTCATTTGGAAACAAACCGGGTTATCAACAAAAGAATTTTGGCCAGCACAGCGGACTCACGCCCATTGCGACGCCAACAGGTGAAAATGGTACCCTACACATCAAACAGGATGCGCGTTTATACCAATTGATTTTAGACCCAAACCAAGAACTGACGTTTAGTGTTGAGCAAAACAGAAACCTTTATGTTCATCAGGTGCGAAGCACGCTTGATGTCGACAGCACAACATTGGCTGAAGGAGATGGTGCGAAGATTGAGCAGCAAAACAGCGTCACATTTCGTAATCACTCCACGGCACAGACTCTCGCACTGGTGTTTGACTTAGCGTAA
- a CDS encoding LysR family transcriptional regulator — MDVKVFRTFLELARVRHFGRAAENLYITQAAVSARIKQLESYFDTQLFIRDRNNIKLTSAGERLISYAEVMVTTLQQAKLELSLDDGKALQLTLGGTPNIWDAYLQNCLSVVTDSFGGYGFMAEVMGREMLSRSLLERTLDMAFAFDQIKADELNCKKVADVVLVLVSTEQDSLDTVFDKKYVYVDWGTRFASEHSERHPKIPAPFLRTSTARIALDFILEKGGAAYLPISLVEPFIANGQLYKVSGVEDWHRPIYLSYRKASSSVEAIKQVEEIVKQVDPLTAYSLQQIGSGASDE, encoded by the coding sequence ATGGATGTAAAGGTCTTTCGAACATTTTTAGAGCTGGCAAGGGTTCGTCACTTTGGACGTGCTGCTGAGAACTTGTATATTACCCAAGCAGCGGTCAGCGCTCGCATCAAGCAACTGGAAAGTTATTTCGATACTCAATTGTTTATTCGTGATCGCAATAACATAAAGCTAACGTCTGCGGGTGAGCGATTAATTAGTTACGCTGAGGTGATGGTCACCACATTGCAGCAAGCCAAGCTGGAACTGTCACTCGATGATGGTAAAGCGCTGCAACTTACCTTAGGTGGCACCCCGAATATTTGGGATGCGTATCTACAGAACTGTTTGAGTGTGGTCACCGATTCTTTCGGCGGCTATGGCTTTATGGCGGAAGTCATGGGGCGCGAAATGCTCAGCCGTAGTCTTTTAGAGCGTACTCTGGACATGGCATTTGCCTTTGACCAGATAAAAGCGGATGAGCTGAACTGTAAAAAAGTGGCTGATGTTGTGCTTGTTCTGGTATCGACCGAACAAGATTCGCTAGATACGGTATTTGATAAAAAATACGTATACGTTGACTGGGGCACCCGTTTTGCTTCAGAGCATTCCGAGCGCCACCCGAAAATCCCGGCGCCGTTCTTACGGACCTCAACTGCGCGTATTGCACTGGACTTTATTCTAGAAAAGGGTGGGGCTGCCTACCTACCGATATCTCTTGTTGAGCCATTTATTGCTAATGGGCAGCTCTACAAGGTGTCTGGAGTGGAAGACTGGCATCGCCCTATTTACTTGAGCTATCGCAAAGCCAGCTCGTCTGTAGAGGCGATTAAGCAGGTTGAAGAGATAGTGAAGCAGGTTGATCCCCTTACCGCATACAGCTTGCAGCAAATTGGATCAGGTGCGTCTGACGAATAA
- a CDS encoding DUF413 domain-containing protein: protein MSDTEFRHGKKRFYDNVKFPRGFAKSGDFTLAEEEILTIYGDTMLGLETGELTPENSEEKHFVKVLEHPGKAKTKIERTWLKYTQLARGRKRFHTLNGRNKPDATEDYTEESLVEDD from the coding sequence ATGTCTGACACTGAATTCCGTCATGGCAAAAAACGATTTTACGATAACGTAAAATTCCCACGCGGATTTGCAAAGTCTGGTGATTTTACTCTTGCAGAAGAGGAAATTCTAACAATTTATGGGGATACAATGCTTGGTCTGGAAACAGGCGAGTTAACACCGGAAAACAGCGAAGAGAAACACTTCGTTAAGGTGTTAGAGCACCCAGGCAAAGCAAAAACCAAAATTGAGCGTACGTGGTTAAAATACACGCAACTCGCTCGTGGTCGCAAGCGCTTCCATACGCTAAACGGACGCAACAAGCCGGATGCAACGGAAGACTACACGGAAGAGAGTTTGGTTGAAGACGATTAA
- a CDS encoding DUF3081 domain-containing protein, translating into MKNELDPSKVLSAYENVMNNGTPTEFGKIYEGVEAFSDYDGYNVFLRGNGVELKIGFHNTYNLEYDQEHLKESFLKKIAMLAK; encoded by the coding sequence ATGAAAAACGAATTAGATCCAAGCAAAGTATTATCGGCATACGAAAATGTTATGAACAATGGTACCCCAACTGAGTTTGGGAAGATCTATGAAGGGGTTGAGGCGTTTTCTGACTATGATGGCTACAACGTATTTTTGAGAGGCAACGGTGTGGAGTTAAAGATTGGTTTCCACAATACCTACAATCTTGAATACGATCAGGAACACTTGAAGGAGAGTTTTTTGAAAAAGATTGCCATGCTTGCCAAGTAA
- the nagB gene encoding glucosamine-6-phosphate deaminase, whose translation MRLIPLTQAAQVGKWAAAHIAKRINDFQPTAERPFVLGLPTGGTPLATYNALIELHKAGEVSFKHVVTFNMDEYIGIPADHPESYRSFMYSNFFNHIDIQEENINLLNGNTDDHDAECKRYEDKIKSYGKINLFMGGVGNDGHIAFNEPASSLSSRTRIKTLTEDTRIANSRFFDGDINQVPKYALTIGVGTLLDSEEVMILVTGHNKALALEAAVEGCVNHLWTVSALQLHPKAVIVCDEPSQQELKVKTVKYFSELEAENIKGF comes from the coding sequence ATGAGACTTATCCCGTTAACTCAAGCAGCACAAGTAGGTAAGTGGGCAGCAGCACACATCGCAAAACGCATCAACGATTTCCAACCTACTGCTGAACGTCCATTCGTTCTGGGTCTACCTACTGGTGGCACTCCTCTAGCAACTTACAACGCATTGATTGAACTGCACAAAGCGGGTGAAGTCAGCTTTAAGCACGTTGTGACTTTCAACATGGATGAATACATCGGTATCCCAGCCGATCACCCTGAATCATACCGTTCATTCATGTACAGCAACTTCTTCAACCACATTGATATCCAAGAAGAAAATATCAACTTGCTGAACGGCAATACTGACGACCACGATGCTGAATGCAAACGCTATGAAGATAAGATCAAATCTTACGGTAAGATTAATTTGTTCATGGGCGGTGTGGGTAACGACGGTCACATTGCGTTCAATGAGCCAGCATCTTCGCTTTCTTCTCGCACTCGAATCAAAACTCTGACGGAAGACACTCGTATCGCGAACTCTCGTTTCTTTGACGGCGACATCAACCAAGTTCCAAAATACGCTCTGACTATCGGCGTTGGCACACTTCTGGATTCTGAAGAAGTAATGATTCTGGTAACAGGCCACAACAAAGCACTTGCTCTTGAAGCTGCGGTAGAAGGCTGCGTTAACCACCTATGGACAGTCTCAGCACTTCAACTGCATCCGAAAGCCGTGATCGTATGTGACGAGCCTTCTCAGCAAGAGCTAAAAGTGAAGACAGTAAAATACTTCTCTGAACTAGAAGCAGAAAACATCAAAGGCTTCTAA
- a CDS encoding GntR family transcriptional regulator yields MKHWHDRQPIFRQLADLLTQQILQGTWKEGEALPSVRSVAADMKINHLTVMKGYQLLVEQGVVEKKLGQGMFVSSGAKQRLLATEKKRFLNEQIPQIADTLKHLDMSLDELILQLKLQIKGDQ; encoded by the coding sequence ATGAAACATTGGCATGATCGCCAGCCAATTTTTCGTCAGTTGGCGGACCTGCTCACTCAGCAAATCCTGCAAGGAACTTGGAAGGAGGGCGAGGCTTTGCCTTCTGTTCGTAGTGTCGCTGCTGATATGAAAATTAACCACCTTACTGTCATGAAAGGCTACCAACTCTTGGTTGAACAAGGCGTCGTAGAAAAGAAACTCGGTCAGGGTATGTTTGTCTCATCTGGCGCAAAACAACGATTACTCGCCACAGAAAAAAAACGCTTCCTTAATGAGCAAATCCCTCAGATAGCCGACACGTTAAAGCATCTGGATATGTCTCTCGATGAACTTATCCTGCAACTCAAATTACAAATTAAAGGTGACCAATGA
- a CDS encoding ABC transporter ATP-binding protein: MNATVSVKHLSKHYSQQGETLHDISFDLHPGQVLGLLGHNGAGKSTLINALLGAHEYKGTIRINGYEPVMQRHKIMQHLSYISDVNVLPDWMTVEQLLAYTEGVHPGFDRHKADAILHQTDIKAKSRIRALSKGMKVQLHLAIVIATNTQILILDEPTLGLDLVYRDTFYRHLLEWFHDGERILIIASHEVAEIEHLLTDVLILKHGHSVLQTSMDKIHEDYFILDAQDQYHRQIEAMHPLSSQKGLGTTKWLLPSRYAAQVDGLGDIHGVTLADLFLALQKGVA; the protein is encoded by the coding sequence ATGAACGCAACCGTCAGTGTAAAGCACCTCTCCAAACACTATAGCCAACAAGGAGAAACACTACACGATATCAGTTTTGACTTGCATCCTGGTCAGGTGCTCGGCTTACTCGGTCACAATGGCGCTGGTAAATCAACGTTAATTAACGCGCTGCTCGGCGCTCATGAATATAAAGGCACGATTCGCATCAACGGCTATGAGCCCGTCATGCAACGCCACAAAATCATGCAGCACTTGTCGTATATCTCAGATGTGAATGTGTTACCAGACTGGATGACAGTCGAACAGCTGCTGGCCTATACCGAGGGGGTTCACCCAGGTTTTGATCGCCATAAAGCCGATGCCATACTTCACCAAACTGATATCAAAGCAAAGTCTCGCATTCGAGCGTTGTCAAAAGGGATGAAAGTACAGTTGCATCTGGCGATAGTCATCGCGACTAATACGCAAATTCTGATCCTTGATGAGCCAACTCTCGGTTTAGACTTAGTTTATCGAGATACATTTTATCGTCATCTACTGGAATGGTTTCACGATGGTGAACGCATATTGATCATCGCCAGCCATGAAGTGGCCGAAATCGAACACCTGTTAACGGATGTCCTGATCCTCAAGCATGGTCATTCTGTTTTGCAAACCTCGATGGATAAAATCCATGAAGACTACTTCATTCTTGATGCACAAGATCAATACCATCGACAAATTGAAGCGATGCATCCTCTCTCTTCCCAAAAAGGGCTTGGTACAACGAAGTGGTTACTCCCTTCAAGGTACGCCGCACAAGTCGATGGCTTAGGTGACATCCACGGTGTCACGCTTGCTGATCTGTTTCTCGCGTTGCAAAAAGGGGTAGCTTAA
- the gltS gene encoding sodium/glutamate symporter, translating into MNHIISIGALESFMVAISVLFLGHFVNARLPVLSKFNIPEPIVGGLIVACILTTLHFYGIDLEFDLPLQNTFMLMFFSTVGLAANYTQLMKGGAKVFIFLAVASFYIIIQNGVGVSLAAALGLDPLMGLIAGSITLSGGHGTGAAWSQTFQDVYGLNNVLEIAMASATFGLIIGGIIGSPMAERLVDKHGIESEYGRSAKTHEKFPELVTYNEYEEDKVTAKKVVEKLFFLLICVTGAKYLEQWVSTFEISWLMIPDFVYALFIGVIVTNFLEVTKIRKLDAETVDMLGTVSLSLFLAMALMSLKLWNIFDLAIPFLVILAVQSAVLAIFTYYVTFKVMGRNYDAAVIAGGHCGFGLGATPTAVMNMGSIVNRYGPSPQAFMVVPIVGAFFIDIVNLVILQGYISFLG; encoded by the coding sequence ATGAATCATATAATATCTATCGGGGCTCTGGAGTCCTTCATGGTTGCGATCAGTGTGCTATTTCTAGGGCATTTCGTGAATGCCAGATTGCCAGTTTTAAGTAAGTTCAACATACCGGAGCCGATTGTAGGCGGTCTTATCGTAGCCTGCATTCTTACGACACTTCATTTCTACGGCATCGATTTAGAGTTCGATCTTCCATTACAAAATACGTTTATGCTGATGTTTTTTTCAACCGTCGGCTTAGCGGCAAATTACACCCAACTGATGAAAGGTGGCGCTAAGGTTTTCATCTTCCTGGCTGTGGCTTCATTCTACATCATCATCCAAAATGGTGTGGGCGTCTCACTCGCAGCAGCACTGGGCTTAGATCCACTAATGGGGCTGATTGCTGGCTCTATCACGCTTTCTGGCGGACATGGAACCGGCGCAGCATGGTCTCAAACTTTTCAGGACGTATATGGATTAAATAACGTTTTGGAAATCGCGATGGCGTCGGCCACATTTGGTTTGATCATCGGCGGTATTATCGGCAGTCCGATGGCTGAGCGTTTGGTGGATAAGCATGGTATTGAGTCAGAATATGGTCGCAGCGCAAAAACACATGAAAAATTCCCAGAATTAGTCACCTACAACGAGTACGAAGAAGACAAAGTGACCGCTAAAAAAGTGGTTGAGAAGCTGTTCTTTTTACTGATTTGTGTCACTGGCGCTAAATACTTAGAGCAATGGGTAAGTACGTTTGAAATCTCGTGGCTGATGATTCCTGATTTTGTGTATGCCCTGTTTATTGGCGTGATTGTGACCAACTTCCTTGAAGTGACCAAAATTCGCAAGTTGGATGCAGAAACGGTCGATATGCTCGGAACGGTGTCGCTATCCCTGTTCCTGGCGATGGCATTAATGAGTCTGAAACTGTGGAATATCTTCGATTTGGCGATTCCATTTTTGGTGATTTTGGCTGTGCAGTCTGCGGTACTGGCAATCTTTACCTACTATGTGACGTTTAAAGTCATGGGGCGTAATTACGATGCTGCCGTCATTGCTGGTGGACACTGTGGTTTTGGCTTGGGTGCCACGCCAACAGCGGTCATGAATATGGGCTCTATCGTTAACCGTTATGGTCCGTCACCTCAGGCATTTATGGTCGTGCCGATTGTGGGGGCTTTCTTTATCGATATCGTCAACTTAGTCATCCTGCAAGGATATATCTCGTTTCTTGGCTAA
- a CDS encoding thiol-disulfide oxidoreductase DCC family protein, which translates to MAKLTIFYDGTCPLCAKEMRALTKRDTHQHIRIVDIYSEAFSAYPQIDVAKANTILHALDDCGNLLLGLDVTYRAWQLVGRGWLYAPLRWPLIRPVADWLYIKFANNRYRISYWLTGTSRCGTDQCSR; encoded by the coding sequence ATGGCAAAACTCACCATATTTTATGATGGTACCTGTCCGCTTTGTGCCAAAGAGATGAGAGCGTTGACCAAGCGCGATACGCATCAACATATCCGTATCGTCGATATTTATAGTGAAGCATTCTCTGCTTACCCACAAATCGATGTCGCCAAAGCAAATACCATACTCCACGCTTTGGACGACTGCGGTAATTTACTGCTTGGTTTGGACGTCACCTATCGAGCCTGGCAGCTGGTAGGTAGAGGTTGGCTGTACGCACCATTACGTTGGCCCTTGATTAGACCGGTTGCCGACTGGCTGTATATAAAATTCGCCAACAACCGATACCGCATCTCTTACTGGCTCACGGGCACATCGCGCTGTGGCACCGATCAATGCTCAAGATAA
- a CDS encoding peptidylprolyl isomerase: MIIMTTNFGDIEIELNTEKAPVSSRNFKRYCEEGFYNGTIFHRVIKGFMIQGGGHTEDMTEKPTRAPIANEANRGLKNTIGTIAMARTDAPHSATAQFFINLEDNDFLDHTATTNLGWGYAVFGKVSAGMDVVNRIADVKTTSKLGHDDVPCDPIIIEKVTVRD; this comes from the coding sequence ATGATCATTATGACAACCAATTTCGGTGATATAGAAATTGAACTGAATACCGAAAAAGCCCCCGTAAGCTCAAGAAACTTTAAAAGATATTGTGAAGAGGGCTTTTATAACGGTACGATTTTTCATCGTGTCATTAAGGGATTTATGATCCAAGGTGGTGGCCATACTGAAGACATGACAGAGAAGCCCACCCGAGCACCTATTGCAAATGAAGCAAATCGCGGCTTAAAAAATACTATTGGTACTATTGCAATGGCTCGCACCGATGCACCACATTCCGCCACGGCACAGTTTTTCATTAACTTGGAAGATAACGACTTCCTCGACCACACCGCAACGACAAATCTCGGTTGGGGCTACGCAGTATTTGGCAAAGTTTCCGCCGGTATGGATGTAGTCAATCGCATCGCAGATGTGAAGACAACCTCTAAACTCGGTCATGATGACGTTCCTTGCGATCCGATTATTATCGAGAAAGTGACCGTCAGGGACTAA
- a CDS encoding LytR/AlgR family response regulator transcription factor yields MKTGITAIIADDEPLLRHHLDKSLAEVWPELEVVAKVADGEQAWSSIQNNQPDIAFLDIRMPVLDGVSLARKINRMVNPPLIIFVTAYDDYAIKAFEQNAADYLLKPISDDRLQTTCERVQARLANRVQDNGNMQMNSLLAQLQQMSAPQTPQYLQWIKATQGEDIHLIATSDVLYFKAEEKYVSVYAQQGQGRVVEYLIRTSLKELIQQLNPDQFWQVHRSTVVQVCKINKVNKDFSGRMLVHIGDTKLAVSRASQSLFKGM; encoded by the coding sequence ATGAAGACTGGAATCACTGCAATTATTGCCGACGATGAGCCGTTGCTGAGGCATCATTTGGACAAAAGCCTGGCTGAAGTATGGCCAGAACTGGAAGTGGTCGCAAAAGTCGCGGACGGTGAGCAGGCTTGGAGTTCCATTCAAAATAACCAACCCGACATCGCCTTTCTTGATATTCGCATGCCCGTTTTAGACGGGGTGAGTTTAGCGCGAAAAATTAATCGTATGGTGAATCCACCTTTGATTATTTTTGTTACCGCATACGACGATTACGCGATTAAAGCGTTTGAACAAAATGCGGCAGATTACCTACTCAAACCTATCTCGGATGATCGGCTGCAAACCACTTGTGAACGTGTTCAAGCGCGCCTTGCTAATCGCGTGCAAGACAACGGCAACATGCAGATGAATAGCTTGTTAGCGCAGCTTCAGCAAATGTCAGCGCCCCAAACCCCCCAATATCTGCAATGGATTAAAGCCACTCAGGGGGAAGACATTCATTTGATCGCTACCTCTGATGTGCTCTATTTCAAGGCAGAAGAGAAGTACGTCTCGGTCTATGCACAGCAAGGGCAGGGGAGGGTTGTGGAATACCTGATTCGAACATCGTTAAAAGAACTGATCCAACAACTTAATCCTGACCAGTTTTGGCAAGTTCACCGTTCAACTGTCGTTCAGGTTTGTAAAATCAATAAAGTTAACAAAGACTTTTCAGGACGAATGCTTGTCCATATTGGTGATACGAAATTGGCGGTAAGTCGAGCCTCACAAAGTTTATTCAAAGGTATGTGA